In Archocentrus centrarchus isolate MPI-CPG fArcCen1 chromosome 16, fArcCen1, whole genome shotgun sequence, a single window of DNA contains:
- the pomgnt2 gene encoding protein O-linked-mannose beta-1,4-N-acetylglucosaminyltransferase 2 gives MRASVAGCRMSVGALVNGLLVSVVAALLWKYTKLSEHAALLEEELHMTQQSQEVSQARIDYHVALQALQEHGTRMVCTGKMHTDRICRFDYLCYCSEAEEFVFFHSNSSVMLPNLGSRRFQPALLDLSSVEDHNTQYFNFLELPAAALKFMPKPVFVPDITLILNRFNPDNLMHVFHDDLLPAYYTMKQYSDLDDEARLVFMEGWGEGPHFDLYRLLSSKQPLLKEQLRNFGKLMCFTKSYVGLSKMTTWYQYGFVQPQGPKANILVSGNEIRQFARALMEKMNITRVEEAEKDGGSSEDEKEKEKKDEYIVVFSRSTTRLILNEAELIMALAQEFQMRVVTVSLEEQSFPSIVQVISGASMLVSMHGAQLITSLFLPRGAAVVELFPFAVNPEQYTPYRTLASLPGMDLHYVYWRNTKEENTVTHPERPWEQGGIAHLEKEEQERIQASKDVPRHLCCRNPEWLFRIYQDTLVDIPTFLEVLREGMKTKPSLKKAKVASTVHPGRVREPKCQTSVQTTNEAKLTVSWQIPWNLKFLKVREVKYEVWIQEQGENTYMPYILPQQNYTFSENIKPFTTYLVWVRCIFNKNLLGPFADVLTCRT, from the coding sequence ATGCGGGCTTCAGTGGCAGGCTGCAGGATGAGTGTCGGTGCACTTGTTAATGGACTGCTGGTCTCTGTGGTCGCAGCACTACTTTGGAAGTATACCAAGCTGAGTGAGCATGCTGCCCTGCTGGAGGAAGAGCTGCATATGACACAGCAGTCTCAGGAAGTCTCGCAGGCCCGTATCGACTACCATGTTGCCCTGCAGGCTCTTCAGGAACACGGCACCCGCATGGTCTGCACTGGCAAGATGCATACCGACCGCATCTGCCGCTTTGACTACCTCTGTTACTGCTCTGAGGCGGAGGAGTTTGTGTTCTTCCACTCCAATTCCTCGGTCATGCTACCTAACCTGGGGTCTAGGCGCTTCCAACCTGCCCTGCTTGACTTGTCTTCAGTAGAAGATCACAATACCCAATATTTCAACTTTTTAGAGCTCCCAGCTGCTGCTTTAAAGTTTATGCCCAAGCCTGTATTTGTGCCAGATATAACACTGATCCTAAATCGGTTTAATCCCGATAACCTAATGCATGTATTCCATGATGACCTCCTCCCAGCCTATTATACCATGAAGCAGTATTCAGATTTGGATGACGAGGCTCGTCTTGTATTCATGGAGGGCTGGGGCGAAGGCCCACACTTTGACCTCTACCGACTTCTCAGCAGCAAGCAACCGCTTCTCAAAGAACAGCTTAGGAACTTTGGAAAGCTCATGTGTTTTACTAAATCTTATGTTGGCTTGTCCAAAATGACTACCTGGTACCAGTATGGGTTTGTTCAGCCGCAGGGACCCAAAGCCAACATCTTGGTCTCAGGCAATGAGATCAGGCAGTTTGCCAGAGCACTTATGGAGAAAATGAACATTACAAgggtggaggaggcagagaaggatGGAGGAAGCTCAGAAgatgagaaggagaaagagaagaaggatGAATACATTGTTGTGTTCAGTCGTTCAACAACAAGACTCATACTGAATGAAGCAGAGCTAATCATGGCGCTGGCCCAAGAGTTCCAGATGAGAGTGGTCACAGTGTCCTTGGAAGAACAGTCTTTCCCCAGTATAGTCCAGGTGATCAGCGGTGCTTCCATGTTAGTCAGCATGCATGGAGCTCAGCTTATCACCTCGCTCTTCCTCCCTAGAGGCGCTGCCGTGGTGGAGCTGTTCCCTTTTGCTGTGAACCCAGAGCAGTACACTCCATATAGAACCCTTGCCTCTCTTCCAGGCATGGACCTTCATTATGTCTACTGGAGGAACACTAAGGAGGAGAATACTGTCACCCACCCAGAAAGACCCTGGGAACAAGGAGGCATTGCTCACTTGGAAAAAGAGGAGCAGGAGCGAATTCAGGCAAGCAAGGATGTCCCCAGGCACCTTTGCTGCCGCAACCCTGAGTGGCTCTTCCGGATTTATCAGGACACTTTGGTGGACATCCCAACCTTTCTGGAAGTCCTCAGAGAAGGCATGAAGACCAAGCCCAGCTTAAAAAAGGCCAAGGTAGCCAGCACAGTCCATCCGGGCCGGGTCAGAGAACCCAAATGTCAAACTTCAGTACAAACCACCAATGAGGCTAAACTAACAGTCTCTTGGCAGATCCCGTGGAATTTGAAATTCCTGAAAGTTAGAGAGGTGAAGTACGAGGTGTGGATCCAAGAGCAGGGAGAGAACACCTACATGCCTTATATCCTTCCCCAGCAGAACTATACTTTTTCAGAGAACATTAAGCCCTTCACCACTTACCTGGTGTGGGTTAGGTGCATCTTCAACAAGAACCTCTTGGGCCCTTTTGCTGATGTTCTTACATGCAGGACCTAG